Proteins encoded together in one Sphingobacteriia bacterium window:
- a CDS encoding type II toxin-antitoxin system RelE/ParE family toxin: MKKDKELLYYITEKGNSPFIEWLESLDNVTQARIDSRIHRLKLGNYGEFKRLQKSILELKLDFGPGYRVYFAEITKNVLLLLGGDKSTQNKDIKKAEKYYKDFMERQNGK; the protein is encoded by the coding sequence ATGAAAAAAGATAAAGAATTATTATATTATATTACTGAAAAAGGCAATTCTCCCTTTATAGAATGGCTTGAAAGTTTGGATAATGTAACTCAAGCAAGAATTGATAGTAGAATTCATAGGCTTAAGTTAGGTAACTATGGAGAGTTTAAAAGGCTTCAAAAGTCTATTTTAGAGTTAAAATTAGATTTTGGGCCAGGATATAGAGTTTATTTCGCAGAAATTACTAAGAATGTTTTACTATTACTTGGTGGGGATAAAAGCACGCAAAATAAAGATATAAAAAAAGCAGAAAAATATTATAAAGATTTTATGGAGCGACAAAATGGTAAATAA